DNA from Comamonas serinivorans:
GATGCCATCGTCATGATCGAGAACATCTCGCGCCACATGGAGATGGGCAAGAAGCCCATGCGCGCCGCGCTCGACGGCGCAGGCGAAATCGGCTTCACCATCGTGTCGCTGACGGTGTCGCTGATCGCGGTGCTGATCCCGCTGCTGTTCATGCAGGAGGTGATCGGCCGCCTGTTCCGCGAGTTCGCCGTGACCCTGGCCCTCACCATCCTGATTTCGGCCGTGGTGTCGCTCACGCTGGTGCCCATGATGTCGGCGCGCTGGCTGCGCTCGCTCGAAGAGGTGCATGGCCGCTTTGGCCAGGCCGTGCAGCGCGGGCTGGACGGCATCGTGCACCGCTACGACCGCGGTCTGGTCTGGGTGCTGGCCCACCAGCCGCTGACCCTGGTGGTGGCCCTGGCCACGCTGGCGCTGACGGCCTTCCTGTTCTGGCTGATGCCCAAGAGCCTGTTCCCCACGCAGAGCACGGGCCAGCTGCAGATGCGGGTCGTGGCCTCGCCCGATGTGTCGTTCGAGCGCATGCAGACCCTGCAGAACCAGGTGGTGCGTGTGGTGATGGACGACGCCGCCACACAAAGCGTCTCGTCCGTCGTGGGCGTGGATGCGGCCAACAACACCATGCTCAACCAGGGCAGCGTGGTGGTGAACCTGCGCCCGCAGGGCGTGCTGGGCGACACCCAGGCAACCATCATGAGTCGCCTGCGCGAAGCCGTGGGCCAGCAGGTGGCAGGCGTCCGCATCTACCTGCAGCCCACGCAGGACCTGACGGTGGACAGCGAACGTGGCCCCACCGAGTACCGGTTTGAGATCGAGGGTGTCAATACGGCGGAAGTGAATACCTGGGCCAAGAAAATGGTGGAGTTGCTGGGGCAGGCGCCCGAGGTGCGCAATGTGACCACCGACGCCGGGGCCAGCGGCCCCACGGCCATGGTGCAGACCGACCGCGACACCGCGTCGCGCCTGGGCATTTCGGCCAGCACCATCGACGACACGCTCTACAACGCGTTCGGCCAGCGCATCATCTCGACCATCTTCACCGAGACCAGCCAGTACCGCGTCATCCTTGAGGCCGTGCCCGATGCGGACGCGAGCCTGCACACCCTGGAAGACCTGCCTGTGCGCACCAGCGGCAGCAGCACCACGCCGCTGTCGGCGTTCGCCCAGGTGAAGGAACAGTCGGCGCCGCTGCAGATCACGCGCGTGGCGCAGTACCCGGCGGCCACCGTCAGCTTCGACACGGCCAGCGGGGTGTCGCTGGGGGCCGCGGTGCAGGCCATCGACCGGGTCGCCCAAGAGGCCGGCATGCCCGAAAGCCTGAAACTGAGCTTCACGGGCACGGCCGGCACGCTGGCGTCGTCGCTGTCCAACCAGGTCTGGCTGCTGCTGGCGGCCATCGTCTGCGTCTACATCGTGCTGGGCGTGCTGTACGAGAGCTGGGTGCACCCGCTGACCATCCTGTCCACGCTGCCCTCGGCCGGTGTGGGTGCCTTGCTGGCGCTGTGGCTGATGGGGCACGCGCTGGACATCGTCGGCATCATCGGCCTGGTGCTGCTGATCGGCATCGTGAAGAAGAACGCCATCATGATGATCGACTTCGCGCTGGAGGCCGAGCGCCACCAGGGCATGAGCGCGCAGGACGCCATCCACCAGGCCGCGCTGCTGCGCTTCCGGCCCATCCTGATGACCACGCTGGCGGCGCTGGCGGCGGCGCTGCCGCTGATGTTCAGCTGGGGCGACGGTGCCGAGCTGCGCCGGCCGCTGGGTGTGTCCATTTTCGGGGGGCTGGTGCTGAGCCAGCTGCTCACGCTGTTCACCACGCCGGTCATCTACCTCTGGTTCGACCGCTGGGGCCGCAAGTGGGACCGCATGGGCCACGCCCCCGATGACGACGAGCCGCCCGCATCGCAGGCGCCGGCCGCCCTGGCCGCGCCGGAAGGACGGGCATGAACCTGGCCCGGCCCTTCATCGAACGGCCCATCGCCACGCTGCTGCTGACGATTGGCCTGGCCATTGCGGGCATTGGCGCGTTCTTCGCGCTGCCGGTGGCGCGCCTGCCGTCGGTCGATTTTCCCGTCATCGTGGTCAGCGCCAGCATGCCGGGTGCCAGCCCGGCCGACATGGCCCGCAGCGTGGCGACGCCGCTGGAGCGCTACCTCGGCGTCATCTCGGGGGTCAACGAAATGACCTCGAACAGCTCCACGGGCTCGACCAGCGTGGTGCTGCAGTTCGACCTGGGACGCGACATCGACTCGGCGGCGCGGGACGTGCAGGCGGCCATCAATGCCGCGCGCACCGACCTGCCGACCAACCTGCGCGCCATGCCGACCTGGCGCAAGATGAACCCGGCCGGCATGCCGTTCCTCACCTTCGCGCTGACCTCGCCCACGCGCACGCCGGGCCAGATCTACGACGAGGTCAACAACGTGCTGAGCCAGCGCCTGCTGCAGGTCGACGGCGTGGGCGACGTGACGATTGGCGGTGGGTCGCAGCCGGCGGTGCGCATCGAGCTGAACCCGTTCGCGCTCAACGACCTGGGCGTGTCCGGCGAGGACGTGCGGGCCGCGATTCAGGCCAACAACGCCAACCGGCCCAAGGGGGTGATCGAGATCGGGGGCACGGACGACGGGCGCGCCCTGCAGGTGATGACGCCGGCCCCGGGCCTGAAGGCGGCCGACTACCGCGACCTGATCGTGGTGTCGCGGGCCAACGGCCAGGTGCGCTTGTCCGACGTGGCCCGCGTGACCGATGGCGTGCAGGACAGCCGCACCCTGGGCCTGTTCAACGGCCAGCCGGCCGTGATCGTCAACATCACGCAGGCCCCGAACGCCAACCTCATCGCCACCACCGACGCCATCTACGCGCTGTTGCCCTCGCTGCGCGCGCAGCTGCCGGCGGACGTGAGCCTGTCGGTGACCACCGACCGCACCGAGTCCGTGCGCGCCTCGCTGCACGAGGTCGAGATCACGCTCGTCGTGGCCATCGCGCTGGTGGTGCTGGTGGTGGGGCTGTTCCTGCGCAACCTGCGCGCGGCCGTCATCCCGGCCGTGGCCACGGTGGTGTCGTTGCTGGGCACGTTTGCCGTGATGTACGCGCTGGGCTACTCGCTCAACAACATCACCTTGATGGCGCTGACGGTGGCGACCGGCTTCGTGGTCGACGACGCCATCGTGGTGCTGGAAAACGTGGCGCGCCACATGGAGGCCGGCATGTCGCGCCGCAAGGCGGCCTTGATCGGCGCCCGCGAGGTGGGCTTCACCGTGCTGTCCATCAGCCTGTCGCTGGTGGCGGTGTTCATCCCGCTGCTGTTCATGGGCGGGCAGACCGGGCCGCTGTTCCAGGCCTTTGCCGTGTCGCTCTCGGCGGCGGTGATGATCTCGCTGGTCATCTCGTTGACGACCACGCCCATGTTGTGCGCCTTGCTGCTCAAGCTGGGCCACCGGCAGCTGCTGGTGACGCCGGAGGGGCGCCTGAGCTGGCGCCAGCGGCTGGGCGTGGCCTGGCACCGCATCCGCCACGGCGTGCCCACGGGCCACGGGGTGATCGAGCGGGGCTACGCGCGCGTGCTCGACTGGGCCCTGGCCATGCCGTGGCTGGTGGTGGCCCTCCTCGTCGTGACGGTGGGGCTCAACGTGTACCTGTTCGCGCACATCACCAAAGGCTACTTTCCCGAGCAGGACAACGGCCAGCTCATGGGGGGCCTGCGGGCCGACCAGAGCATTTCGGCCACGGCCATGAACGCCAAGCTGACCGAGGCCATCAAGATCATCCATGCCGACCCCGACGTGGAATCGGTGGTGGGCTTCAGCGGTGGCCGCTCCAGCGGCAGCGCTTTCCTCTCGGCCACGCTCAAGCCGCTGGGCCAGGGCCGCACCGTGCCGACGCGGGATGTGGTCAACCGCCTGCGCCCCCAGCTGAGCAAGATCACCGGCTTGCAGGTGTTCTTGAACCCGGTGCAGGAGTTGCGCGCGGGCGGACGCAGTTCCAACTCCACCTACCAGTACACACTCAAGAGCGACAACCAGGCCACGCTGGACACCTGGGGCCAGCGGCTGATGGACCAGATGGCGACGGACGCGCGCCTGACCGATGTGGACGGCGGCCGGCCCGAAAACAACGTGGAGACCTTCGTCAAGGTGGACCGCGACCTGGCCAACCAGCTCGGCGTCTCGCCCTCCGACATCAACAGCGCGCTCTACAACGCGTTTGGCCAGCGTTCGGTGGCCACCATGTATGCCGACTTGAACCAGTACTCGGTCATCATGGAGTGGCAGCAGCGCTACGCCCAATCGCCGCTGGCGCTCAAGGACGTGTACGTGCCGGCGCAGTTCGAGGTCAACACCACCACGGACGACGACGATCGGGTGTCGGCCAACCCGGGTCAGGCCAACGCCTCCACGGGGCAGGCGCTGTCCAGCACGCGCACCCCCATGGTGCCGCTGTCGGCCTTCGCCAGCTTTTCGGAGCGGCCCGCGCCCAACAGCGTGCGCCACGACGGCGGCGAGCTGTCGGTCACGCTGTCGTTCAACCTGGCCGACGGCGTGTCGCTGGAGCAGGGCCGCCAGGCCGTGCAGGACGCGGAAAACGCCATCGGCATGCCCAACAGCGTGCGCGGCGCCTTCGCCGGCATCGCGGGGCAGGCCCAGTCCGACCAGTCGAACCAGGTGGTGCTCATCGTGGCGGCCCTGGTCGTGGTCTACATCGTGCTGGGCATCCTCTACGAATCGCTGATCCACCCCATCACCGTGCTCACCACCTTGCCGTCGGCCGGGGTGGGCGCCTTGCTGGCCTTGCTGGCCCTGGGCATGGCGTTCGACATCATGGCGCTGATCGGCCTGTTCCTGCTGATCGGCATCGTGAAGAAGAACGCGATCATGATCATCGACTTCGCGCTCGACGCCGAGCGCGCGCGCGGGCTGACGGCGGTGCAGGCCGTGAAAGAGGCCTGCATGCTGCGCTTTCGCCCCATCGTCATGACCACGCTGGCCGCCGGCCTGGGCGCCTTGCCCCTGGCCATCGGCTTTGGCCAGGGCTTCGAGCTGCGCCAGCCGCTGGGCGTGACCATCGTGGGCGGCCTCATCGTCAGCCAGGTGCTGACCCTGGTCACCACGCCCGTGGTTTATGTGCTGATGGACAAGCTGCGTCGCAAGGCGGACGAACGGCACCTGGCCCGGGATCTGGCGGCCGACCCCGCCGACGCCGGGGCCGCCGCCGATGTCCATCCCCGGCCCGCTGCCTGAAGGCTGTTCAACCTTTGCTTTTGCCATGAACAAACCCCCTGTATGGCCGTTGGCCGATGTCCCCGTTAACGAAAAGGGTCGATACCCCGGTCATCGGCTAAACCTCACACCCCGTCAGCCGGCCCGCGCCGCCCTGGCCGCGCTGTGCGCCAGCGTGGCGCTGCTGGCGGGCTGCAGCCTCACGCCTCCGCTGGCTGACGTGGCGCCCGCCCTCAACACGTCGTGGAAATCGGCCCAGCCCGAGCCCGGTTTCACCTCGACCGAACAGGCCGGGCGCTGGGCCCAGGGCGAGTGGTGGGCCCTGTTCGACGACCCCACGCTGAACGGACTGGTGCAGCGGGCCAACGCCGCCAACCAGAACGTGGCCCTGGCCGTGGCCAATGTGGCCCAGGCGCAGGCGGCGCTGGCCAGCCAGCGGGCCAGCCTGTTCCCGACGCTGGGCGCCACCGTGTCCACCTCGCGCAGCGGTGGCGACGAACGTTCGACCAGCAATGCGGCGGCCGTGGGCCTGAACGCCAGCTGGGCTCCGGATCTCTGGGGCCGGCTGAAGGAGTCCGTGCGGGCCCAGCAGGCGAATGTGCAGGCCAGCGAAGCCGACCTGGCGGCGGCGCGCCTGTCGGTGCAAGGGTCGTTGGTGAACGCTTACCTGGCCCTGCGCGAAGCCGATGTCGAGCTGAGCCTGCTGGACGACACCATCGCCGGCTACGAGCGCAGCGCGGCCATCACGCAAAACCGCTACGACGTGGGCACGGCGGCGCGCACCGATGCGCTGCAGGCGCAGGCCACACTGGCCAGCGCGCGCGCCAGCCGCGTGGCGCTGCAGCGCACGCGCACCGGCTACGAGAACGCCATGGCGCTGCTGCTGGGGGTGGTGCCGGCCGATTTCACGCTGCCCTCCGCCGAATGGCGCCAGACGCTGCCGTCCGTGCCGGTGCAGCTGCCGTCGCTGTTGCTGCTGCGCCGGCCCGATGTGGCGGCGGCAGAGCGCGCCGTGGTGGCCGCCAACGCCCAGATCGGCGTGGCGCGGGCGGCGTACTTCCCCGATTTTTCACTCAGCGCCGGCCTGGACGGCAGTGCCAGCAACCTGTCGCGCCTGGTGTCGGCGCCCGCGCTGGCGTGGTCGCTGGGCCTGTCGCTGGCGCAGTCGATCTTCGACGGGGGCTCGCGCTCGGCCCAGGTCGATGCCGCGCGCGCCAGCTACGACGCCGCCGTGGCGCGCTACCGCCAGTCGGCCCTGACGGCCGTCGGCGAGGTCGAAGACCAGCTGCTGGCGTTGAACACCCTAGCCGAGCAGACCGAGCAGACGCGTCAAAGCGCCGACATCGCCCAGCGCGTGGAGCAGCAGATGCTCAACCGTTACCAGGCCGGCCTGTCGGACTACACCGAGGTGGTGAGCGCCCAGGCCAGCGCCATCAGCGCGCGCCGCTCGGTGCTGCAGCTGCAGCTGCAGCGCCAGCAGGCCGTGGTGGCGCTGATCCAGGCCGTGGGCGGTGGCTGGCAGGCGGACTGGGCAGCGAACTAGTCACCGGTTGAATGCTGAGCAGAGTATGCATCGGTTCTCGTTGTTTGAATGACGAGAGGCGATGAATACTGCTGCCTGAGTGGCCAGTGAGTCAGTTCACGCGGTACGCGAGGGCCCAGTCGTGCGGCCACGTGTCAAGCTGCACGTCGCTGGCCATGCCGTGCACCTGCGCGCGCACCTCATCGGGTGTGGGAAAGGTTTTGAGTACACGGTGAGTGGTGCCATCGCTCAGGCGACGGCACTGGAAGGTGTTGCCTTCGGCATCGGTGTCGGCCAGTGGCGTGCTGCTGCCCGCCACCCAGCGGTTGTCGAGGAAGACGACGCGTGCACCGGGCCGCAGCGTGGCATGCAGGCCCCGCAGGAAGCCGGGCAGACGAGAGCGCGGCACGTGCGACCACCAGAAGCCGGCGAAGCAGGCGTCGAACGGGCAGGTCGGCAAGGTGGGTAGGGCCGGCAACGCATAGGCGTCACCCTGAACGAACTGCACCGAGGCCTGCGGCACGCGTTGGCGCGCCAGGGCCAGGGTGGCCGGGTTGGCATCGAAGGCCAGCACCTCGCGCACGTGCGGGGCGAAGCACCGCGTCCAGTAGCCGGTGCCACAGGCCACCTCCAGCACCGAGCCCTGGCCCAGCACCGGGGGCAGCCAGGCTTCGATGGCACGCCAATCGCTCTGGCGTTCGGGTTTGGCATACACCAGATCGTATTCAGGGGCGCGGGCGGCGTAGTCGTCCAACATGGGCAGGTCGTGTGGGTGACGCGGTGGCACGGGTGCCCTCGATGCTAAGCGGATGGGGCTTGCGGTGCTGCGGACCCTCACGCCTACAATGGGCGCTCACCCCCCGCCCTTGCGGCCTCAGGCCTCCAGCTGCCTGAGGTGCGGGCATGTGTTGATGAGTATGCGCCTGTTGCCGTTGATTGCATGACGGAAATCGGGGTGTACTGGGTGCCGATGTGCCATCAGCGCCACATGCGCCGCCCAGGCGCGGTTTCCATTTCCATGACCTTTGACCTGTTTTCATCGCCGGAACCCACGCCGTCTCCGGCGCCATCGCCTCTGCTGGATGGGCTGAACGCCGAGCAGGCCGCCGCCGTCACCTTGCCCGATGCGCACGCGCTGATTTTGGCCGGCGCCGGTTCGGGCAAGACGCGCGTGCTGACCACGCGCATCGCCTGGCTGCTGCACATGGGCCGCGTGTCGCCAGGCGGCATCCTGGCCGTCACCTTCACCAACAAGGCCGCGCGCGAGATGCAGGCGCGCCTGGGGGCCATGCTGCCGCTCAACATCCGCGGCATGTGGATGGGGACCTTCCACGGCTTGTGCAACCGCATGCTGCGCGCGCACCACCAGGCCGCGCAGCTGCCGGCCACGTTCCAGATCCTGGACATGCAGGACCAGCAGTCGGCCATCAAGCGGCTGATCAAGCAGTTTGGGGTCGATGAGGAGCGCTTTCCGCCCAAGCAGGTGATGTGGTTCATCAACGGCTGCAAGGAGGAGGGCATGCGGCCGGGCGATGTGTCCGTGCGCGACGAGGAGTCGCGCAAGAAGGTCGAGCTCTACCAGCTGTACCAGGACCAGTGTCAGCGCGAGGGCGTGGTGGACTTCGCCGAGCTGCTGCTGCGCAGCTACGAGCTGCTGCGCGACCACGCGCCGATCCGCGACCATTACCAGCGTCGGTTCCGCCACATCCTGGTCGACGAGTTTCAGGACACCAACCGCCTGCAGTACCTCTGGCTCAAGCAGCTGGCGGGCACGGGCAGCAGCGTGTTCGCCGTGGGTGACGACGACCAGAGCATCTACGCCTTTCGCGGCGCGCGCGTGGGCAACATGGCCGACTTCGTGCGTGAGTTCGACGTGCAGCACCAGATCAAGCTGGAGGAGAACTACCGCAGCCATGGCCACATCCTGGACTCGGCCAATGCGCTGATCGCCCACAACACCCAGCGCCTGGGCAAGAACCTGCGCACGGCGCAGGGCGCGGGCGAGCCCGTGCGCGTGTTCGAGGCGCCCAGCGACCTGGCCGAGGCGGCCTGGCTGGTGGACGAGATGAAGCACCTGTCGCGCGACGATGGCGTGCCCTTGCACGAGATCGCCGTGCTTTACCGCAGCAACGCGCAAAGCCGTGTCATCGAAACGGCGCTGGCGCAATCGGGGCTGGCCTATCGCGTGTACGGGGGCTTGCGCTTTTTCGAGCGGGCCGAGATCAAGCACGCGCTGGCCTACCTGCGTTTGCTGGAAACGCCGAGCGACGACACCAGTTTTTTGCGCGTGGTGAACTTTCCGGCGCGCGGCATCGGTGCACGCAGCATCGAGGCCCTGCAGACGCAGGCGCGGGCGCTGGGGCTGCCGCTGTACACGGCGGCCAAGGGCATGACCGGCCGGGCCGGAACGCTGCTGCAGTCGTTCGTGGCCTTGATCGAGGTCATGCGCGAGCAGGCGCAGGGCCTGTCCCTGCGCGAGGTGGTGGACCTGATGCTGGAGCAGAGCGGCCTGGTCGAGCACTACCGCGGCGAGCGCGATGGCGGCGACCGGATCGAGAACCTGCAGGAGTTGGCGTCGGCGGCCGAGGCGTTTGTGCGGCTGGAAGGCTTCCACACCGACCAGGCGGCGCTGCCGACCACGTCCGAGGGTGTGACCCTGACGCAGGGCCTGGCCAGCCAGGGCCTCAGCGGCGACGCGTTGGATCAAGCGATGCTGGAATCGCGCGATGCGCCGGGCGGCCAACCCGCGCCCGACTACGTCGACCTGGACACCGGCGAGACGCTGTCGCCGCTGGCCGCGTTTTTGACGCATGCCGCGCTGGAAGCTGGTGACAACCAGGCGCAGGCGGGGCAGGACGCGGTGCAGCTGATGACCGTGCATGCCAGCAAGGGGCTGGAGTTCGACGTGGTGTTCATCACGGGGCTGGAAGAGGGGCTGTTTCCGCATGAAAACAGTGCCGCCGACACGGCGGGGCTGGAAGAGGAGCGGCGCCTGATGTACGTCGCCATCACGCGTGCACGCCAACGGCTGTACCTGTCGCACACCCAGACGCGTTTGCTGCATGGCCAGTCGCGCTACAACTTCCGCAGCCGCTTCCTCGACGAAGTGCCCAGCGAATGCGTGCAGTGGCTCACCCCCAAGAGCGGCGGGTTCGGGTCGGGCGTGGGCGCCAGCCTGGCGCATGGCGGCCAGTACGGGCGCATGCCGGCCTGGAGCAAAGACAGCGGTTTCGGGCGCAGCGCCTCGAATGCCTACCCGGGCCAGCCGGCCTGGAGCGCCCCCAACCTGACGAATGCCCCCCTGGAACGCCCGCCGGTGCAGACCAGCGCCGGGCAGGCGCTGCGCGCGGGCATGCAGGTGTTCCACAACAAGTTTGGCGAAGGCAAGGTGCTGGCGGTGGAGGGCAGCGGCACCGATGGCAAAGCGCAGGTCAGCTTCACGCGCCATGGCACCAAATGGCTGTCGCTGGCCGTGGCCAAGTTGACGGTGGTGGAGACCTGACGGCACTCCCGCGGGTTGCAACGTGGACAGGTCTGATGACCGCTGAAGGAAGCCCGGTTGTGACGCAAGGCGGTCGCGCGGCCAAATCCTGCCACCTGACCAACTCGGCGCAAAAAAGCCGCCCGGGAGGGCGGCTGTGCAGTGGGGCCATGGCGTGGGACGAGTGCCACGCCGTGCGCTGGGGGCGTTGTCCATGGCAGAGACAGGCCTGGGCCAATGGGAACGCTTCATCGCAGTGGTGGCAGGCCCAGCCGCGCACGGATGATGGGATCCGTGTACTGCTGCGCGGCTTGCGTGTCGGTTGCCACGGGTTGGGCATCGGCCGGCAGCGCGGTCGCAACATGGGTGCCGGGGCAGGGCGTGCCAGCCGCTTCCATCGCCTTGGCGATTTCAGCCTTTTGGCACAAGCGTGCCCGCGCAGCCCCGGGGAGACCTGCGGCGCGCAGGGCTTCGGCGTCGTAGCGCATGTCGCAGCTCGGATCTGTCCAGGTGGAGCCAAACGAAATGCCGAAGGACACGCCCTGGGCCCCCGCGCTGGTTGAGCCCATGCAGGTGCCGTTGCTGGCGGCCAAGGGCGCCGCGTAGGCGGTGGCGACGGGGTTGCGCGCCTGCGCCTCGTACATCACGGTGTCGCCGTTCACCGTCATGCTGTTGGCCTGCGTTTGTGGACCGCCGGTCAGGGTGTTGCCACCACTGTTGGCAGACGATGAGCCACCGGCACCCCCGTAGCCGCTGCCGCCTGCACCGCCGGATCCGCCGTAGCCGCCTGCGCCACCGGATCCTCCCAGGCCGCCCGCACCGCCCGCGCCGCCGGATCCACCGGTTGCGAAGGCCCCGTTGATGTTGCGGTTGGCGCTGTTGCCGGAACCGATGACGGCGGAGTTGGACGAGGAGTTGCCGGAATCTCGCACGCTACCGCCTGTGGCGTTGCCGCCCTGGCCGATTCCAACCCCTATGCCCACACCCACGCCGGTGCCGCTACCGCCTGCGCCGCCATGGTTTGTGGTGCCTGGAGGAGGCGAGGGAGGGGGTGAGGGCGGAGGAGGTGGGGTGCCGCAACCATTGGTCTGCTGCCCCACGCCACAGCCTCCGTTACCGCCTCCGTTGTTGCCGGGAGCGGCGCTGGCCGCATTGCAGATGGTGACCAGTGCCGTCAGGAAAAGAATGACGTTTTTCATGATGATGGTCGTTTGAAGTCCCTCGAAGTCCGCGAGGTCGGATCGGACGGCGTCCGGTGCAATCGGCTGTCACGCGATTGGGGCGGATGCTGTCGGTGTGGGGTCGAACGGCGACCGGCCGTTGTGCTGGTGACTTGCTGAGGGGGCCAGACCTGACGACCACAGTCAAGCTGACGATGTGCGGGAGAACCACGCGTCACGATCGCTGCGGCTCGCCATGAGCCATGGCAGGCCACGCTAATCGTTGGCGTCGTGTGTGGTGTGTCCCATGGGCCCCTCGTCGGGTGGCGTTGTGGCGATCAGGACAGTTTCAAATACGGGGTATTTGGCAAGAGCCGAATCCAACGCTGGAACATGGCGCACAAGGTGCTGTGGCTTGGCGACCAGCCTTGGCCATGCGTGGCTGGTGCAGACGTTGAGGCCGAAGTCAGCGACTCGGGTTCTCCCCATCAACCTGGCATCAGGGTGAGGAGCGTCCTTGGAAGGTCCACATCTGTTCAAACAGGTGCTGTAAGCGGCTGTGGGATTCGTGACCGCATATTGCTACCAACGCTGCATCGGGTCAATACAAGGGATGCCTTGAGGCGAAGAGGCAGGGCGTTTCTCACGCCTGATCATGCTCCCCAGAGACGAACCCTGCGTGGAGAGGCGCTCTTCGAAGATCCCAATAAGACCGCTCCAACCTGCTGTTCGAGGCCTTGCCGTTCACGAAGGTTGAATGTCATTGTCATTGAATGTCAATCAATTAATCAATTGGGATTAAATTTTCGCGCTGCTCAAGACCCATGGCCTGAAAATCGGTGGGGCATTCAACAATTCATTGCATTTCGCGCTGCTTCTGCCGTATGGTGTGTTGCCTTTTAACCATCTCAGGGAGTCAGCATGGCAGATCATTCCATCCGGGGCAAAGTCGCACTCATCGCCGGTGGCGGTAAAAATTTGGGCGGCTTGATCGCTCGTGATTTGGCACAGCAAGGCGCCAAGGCCGTGGCCATTCACTACAACAGTGCGTCCAGCAAAGCTGAGGCGGATGCCACGGTGGCGGCTGTTCAGCAAGCAGGCGCCAAAGCCGTGGCCATTCAGGGCGAGCTGACCCAGGCTGGGGCGATGGCAAAGCTGTTTGAGCAAGCCATTGCCGCTGTGGGGCGTCCCGACATCGCCATCAACACGGTGGGTAAAGTGCTCAAGAAGCCTTTGGTGGACATCAGCGAGGCTGAATATGACGAAATGACCGCTGTCAATTCCAAAGCGGCTTTCTTTTTCTTGAAAGAAGCCGGCAAACACGTGAATGACAATGGCAAGGTCTGCACCTTGGTCACCTCGCTGCTGGGGGCGTTCACGCCGTTTTATGCCGCCTACGCAGGGACCAAGGCGCCCGTGGAACATTTCACACGCGCGGCAGCCAAGGAGTTTGGGGCGCGTGGTATCTCGGTCACGGCCGTAGGCCCTGGCCCCATGGACACGGGCTTCTTTTACCCGGCCGAAAGTGCCGAGGCTCAGGCTTATCACAAAACAGCCGCAGCGCTCTCGGGCTTCACACCCACAGGCCTGACGCACATCGAAGATGTGGTGCCCTTCATTCGCCACTTGGTCAGCGACGGGTGGTGGATCACCGGGCAGACGCTGCTGATCAATGGCGGCTATACCACCAAGTAGTTGGCTGATTGTCATGAAAGCCGTCTGATATTTAAGGCGGCTTTTTTGTGGGTTTTGGATCTGTGCCGGCGTGAACATGAAAATATCATGCGCCGTGTGTCGGTGCGGTGAATCGACACTCAAGCTTGGATCCTGCTGGCTGATGCGGGCCATTTTTAGTGCCAAGGTATTAAGGCCTGTCGTTCGCTGATGGCAGCCTGTTTACATTCGCCTGAGTCGTTCTTATGCTGCACCGGTCATTCATGAACCGCGCGTTGGTTGGTGACTGCTGTACGCAGCCATTGGCCATGTTGTGACCCATAGAAATGCGCATTGTTTTACATCCTGGCCATTGTGGCTTTGAGGAGGTACTGTGCCCAATCGTTTCGCCCCCATCCTTGAAGCGCAACAGTCGCATTTCCTCAGTGACGCCACGAAGTCACCCGCGTGGCGCATCGATCAACTGGACCGCATGGCGCGGATGTTGACCGAGCACCAGCAGGCCTTCTGTGATGCGCTTTATCAGGACTTTCACAAGCCGCCCTTCGAGCAATTGTTCGAGATCACCGTGCCACTGGGCGTCATTCGCTACTACCGTGAGCACTTGAGCGAGTTGATGGCCCGCAAGACGTGCCTATTCCTTCGGGGCTCGAATCGGAAGGGTATCGAGGCGTCATTCACAAAGAACCTTACGGCTCGACCCTGGTCATCGGTCCTTTCAACGCCCCGGTGCTTTTGCTCCTGGACCCGGCCATCGCTGCATTGGCGGCCGGTAACCCCGTGGTGCTCAAGCCCGCCAACACCACGCCGACGGTGGCCGCGTTGTTCCAGAAGTTGATTCCTGAGTACTTTGCGCCCGAGGCCGTCGCCATCGTCACCGGCGG
Protein-coding regions in this window:
- a CDS encoding SDR family oxidoreductase; this encodes MADHSIRGKVALIAGGGKNLGGLIARDLAQQGAKAVAIHYNSASSKAEADATVAAVQQAGAKAVAIQGELTQAGAMAKLFEQAIAAVGRPDIAINTVGKVLKKPLVDISEAEYDEMTAVNSKAAFFFLKEAGKHVNDNGKVCTLVTSLLGAFTPFYAAYAGTKAPVEHFTRAAAKEFGARGISVTAVGPGPMDTGFFYPAESAEAQAYHKTAAALSGFTPTGLTHIEDVVPFIRHLVSDGWWITGQTLLINGGYTTK